In the Drosophila gunungcola strain Sukarami unplaced genomic scaffold, Dgunungcola_SK_2 000001F, whole genome shotgun sequence genome, one interval contains:
- the LOC128261870 gene encoding uncharacterized protein LOC128261870 isoform X1 produces the protein MNRYITLTQLGDGTYGTVVLGQRKDTGEKVAIKRMKRKYYSWEEAMNLREVKSLKKLSHPNIVKLKEVIRENDTLYFVFEYMKENLYQMIKDRDTHLPEPELKSILFQVLTGLAFMHRHGFFHRDLKPENLLCSGPDLIKIADFGLAREIRSRPPFTDYVSTRWYRAPEVLLHSTNYGSTIDLWAMGCIMAELYTFRPLFPGSSEVDQLFKICSVLGTPEKGDWPDGYRLASMIHFRYPDCIKVPLSSVVSRCSQNGLDLLEDMLAYDPDKRPTAQQSLKYPYFHALKRISPTAATKANVRLSSKYAASNANGHPAQAVSNNVLPVQEKLQAVTELLHQSNNNNNNNNNIVINSHSNLGKNSNQAAKNGGMPRKYQPKLSFLTSHDMGAGSLADSSSLGGATTDGLQGPQMQNGSESINDIYLNRNISQLFGLPAGSQHPHHPHHPNVSFSTTTSRNAGAIYVNGSHLSYDTANMNAKNAGAKLMVGASNGGYYVPVARPSLLGPDAKVYNVFSKVSASQAPPSLIVRQPQLQPDAGPPPLRLSGRSRAAAQESKMSALKSDDLDMILGSKLKTSAKRQRNAKANILLEDLFGQLSMDSDSDGKYPHTVPPTQQAKSGKTSTSTGGGNGHGPRERDLFGESFLPRPGLRKKATQSSLEVNNGSHADSLDNSSSSSPSIDEECRFWPIRAQNTQKEKPAVAASFPWDETNKTEDEKLTAWMVAENGSLLENKF, from the exons ATGAACCGCTACATCACGCTGACCCAGTTGGGCGATGGAACCTACGGCACCGTGGTCCTGGGCCAGCGCAAGGACACCGGCGAGAAGGTGGCCATAAAGCGCATGAAGCGCAAGTACTACTCCTGGGAAGAGGCCATGAATCTGCGCGAGGTCAAG TCGCTGAAAAAACTGTCCCATCCAAACATCGTCAAGCTGAAGGAGGTGATCCGGGAGAACGACACCCTGTACTTTGTGTTCGAGTACATGAAGGAGAACCTCTACCAAATGATCAAGGACCGGGACACCCATCTTCCCGAGCCGGAGCTGAAAAGTATACTCTTTCAG GTTTTGACTGGACTGGCCTTCATGCACCGCCACGGCTTTTTCCACCGCGACCTGAAGCCGGAGAACTTGCTCTGCTCCGGTCCGGACCTCATCAAGATAGCCGACTTCGGTCTGGCCAGGGAGATCCGGTCGCGGCCTCCGTTCACGGACTACGTCTCGACGCGTTGGTACCGGGCACCGGAGGTGCTCCTGCACTCCACCAACTACGGCAGCACCATCGACCTCTGGGCCATGGGCTGCATCATGGCCGAGCTCTACACCTTCCGACCGCTCTTCCCGGGCAGCAGCGAGGTGGATCAGCTCTTCAAGATTTGCTCCGTGCTGGGTACGCCAGAGAAG GGCGATTGGCCGGATGGATATCGGCTGGCGAGCATGATCCACTTCCGATACCCGGACTGCATCAAAGTGCCACTGAGCAGCGTCGTCAGCCGCTGCAGCCAAAACGGACTGGACCTGCTGGAGGACATGCTGGCCTACGATCCCGACAAGCGACCGACGGCCCAGCAGAGCCTCAAATATCCGTATTTCCATGCCCTCAAGCGGATCTCGCCCACGGCGGCCACCAAGGCGAATGTGCGGCTCAGCTCGAAGTATGCGGCGTCCAATGCCAATGGCCATCCCGCCCAGGCAGTGTCCAACAATGTGCTTCCGGTGCAGGAGAAGCTGCAGGCGGTCACCGAGTTGCTCCAccagagcaacaacaacaacaacaacaacaacaacatcgtTATCAATAGCCACTCCAATCTTGGCAAGAACAGCAATCAGGCGGCCAAGAATGGAGGAATGCCGAGAAAGTACCAACCGAAGCTGAGCTTCCTGACCAGCCACGACATGGGTGCGGGTTCGCTGGCCGATTCCTCTAGCCTGGGAGGAGCCACGACGGACGGGCTCCAGGGGCCGCAGATGCAGAACGGGAGCGAGTCCATAAACGACATCTACCTGAACCGCAACATCTCGCAGCTCTTTGGCCTGCCGGCTGGATCGCAGCACCCGCACCACCCGCACCACCCGAACGTCTCCTTCAGCACCACCACGTCCCGGAATGCCGGCGCCATCTACGTCAATGGCAGCCACCTCAGCTACGACACGGCCAACATGAATGCCAAGAACGCCGGTGCCAAGCTCATGGTGGGCGCATCCAATGGTGGCTACTACGTGCCGGTGGCCAGGCCATCACTCCTCGGCCCCGATGCCAAAGTGTACAACGTGTTCTCCAAGGTCAGTGCCAGCCAGGCTCCTCCGAGCCTCATTGTGCGCCAGCCGCAACTGCAACCGGATGCGGGTCCTCCACCATTGCGACTCTCGGGAAGATCGCGGGCTGCAGCCCAGGAATCCAAAATGAGTGCTCTGAAGTCCGACGATCTGGATATGATACTCGG ATCCAAGCTGAAAACCTCCGCCAAGCGTCAGCGCAATGCCAAGGCCAACATCCTGCTGGAGGACCTGTTCGGGCAGCTGTCCATGGACTCCGACAGCGACGGCAAGTACCCGCACACGGTGCCGCCCACGCAGCAGGCGAAGAGTGGCAagacgtcgacgtcgacggGCGGTGGAAATGGCCATGGCCCCCGGGAGCGGGATCTCTTCGGGGAGAGCTTCCTGCCCAGGCCGGGATTGCGGAAGAAGGCCACCCAGAGCAGCCTGGAGGTGAACAACGGCAGCCATGCGGACTCGCT TGATaactcctcctcgtcctcccCCTCAATTGATGAAGAATGTCGCTTTTGGCCCATAAG AGCTCAAAACACTCAGAAGGAGAAGCCCGCGGTGGCAGCCAGTTTCCCCTGGGATGAAACCAACAAGACGGAGGACGAGAAGCTGACGGCTTGGATGGTGGCCGAGAATG GATCGCTGCTGGAGAACAAATTCTGA
- the LOC128261870 gene encoding uncharacterized protein LOC128261870 isoform X2: MNRYITLTQLGDGTYGTVVLGQRKDTGEKVAIKRMKRKYYSWEEAMNLREVKSLKKLSHPNIVKLKEVIRENDTLYFVFEYMKENLYQMIKDRDTHLPEPELKSILFQVLTGLAFMHRHGFFHRDLKPENLLCSGPDLIKIADFGLAREIRSRPPFTDYVSTRWYRAPEVLLHSTNYGSTIDLWAMGCIMAELYTFRPLFPGSSEVDQLFKICSVLGTPEKGDWPDGYRLASMIHFRYPDCIKVPLSSVVSRCSQNGLDLLEDMLAYDPDKRPTAQQSLKYPYFHALKRISPTAATKANVRLSSKYAASNANGHPAQAVSNNVLPVQEKLQAVTELLHQSNNNNNNNNNIVINSHSNLGKNSNQAAKNGGMPRKYQPKLSFLTSHDMGAGSLADSSSLGGATTDGLQGPQMQNGSESINDIYLNRNISQLFGLPAGSQHPHHPHHPNVSFSTTTSRNAGAIYVNGSHLSYDTANMNAKNAGAKLMVGASNGGYYVPVARPSLLGPDAKVYNVFSKVSASQAPPSLIVRQPQLQPDAGPPPLRLSGRSRAAAQESKMSALKSDDLDMILGSKLKTSAKRQRNAKANILLEDLFGQLSMDSDSDGKYPHTVPPTQQAKSGKTSTSTGGGNGHGPRERDLFGESFLPRPGLRKKATQSSLEVNNGSHADSLAQNTQKEKPAVAASFPWDETNKTEDEKLTAWMVAENGSLLENKF, encoded by the exons ATGAACCGCTACATCACGCTGACCCAGTTGGGCGATGGAACCTACGGCACCGTGGTCCTGGGCCAGCGCAAGGACACCGGCGAGAAGGTGGCCATAAAGCGCATGAAGCGCAAGTACTACTCCTGGGAAGAGGCCATGAATCTGCGCGAGGTCAAG TCGCTGAAAAAACTGTCCCATCCAAACATCGTCAAGCTGAAGGAGGTGATCCGGGAGAACGACACCCTGTACTTTGTGTTCGAGTACATGAAGGAGAACCTCTACCAAATGATCAAGGACCGGGACACCCATCTTCCCGAGCCGGAGCTGAAAAGTATACTCTTTCAG GTTTTGACTGGACTGGCCTTCATGCACCGCCACGGCTTTTTCCACCGCGACCTGAAGCCGGAGAACTTGCTCTGCTCCGGTCCGGACCTCATCAAGATAGCCGACTTCGGTCTGGCCAGGGAGATCCGGTCGCGGCCTCCGTTCACGGACTACGTCTCGACGCGTTGGTACCGGGCACCGGAGGTGCTCCTGCACTCCACCAACTACGGCAGCACCATCGACCTCTGGGCCATGGGCTGCATCATGGCCGAGCTCTACACCTTCCGACCGCTCTTCCCGGGCAGCAGCGAGGTGGATCAGCTCTTCAAGATTTGCTCCGTGCTGGGTACGCCAGAGAAG GGCGATTGGCCGGATGGATATCGGCTGGCGAGCATGATCCACTTCCGATACCCGGACTGCATCAAAGTGCCACTGAGCAGCGTCGTCAGCCGCTGCAGCCAAAACGGACTGGACCTGCTGGAGGACATGCTGGCCTACGATCCCGACAAGCGACCGACGGCCCAGCAGAGCCTCAAATATCCGTATTTCCATGCCCTCAAGCGGATCTCGCCCACGGCGGCCACCAAGGCGAATGTGCGGCTCAGCTCGAAGTATGCGGCGTCCAATGCCAATGGCCATCCCGCCCAGGCAGTGTCCAACAATGTGCTTCCGGTGCAGGAGAAGCTGCAGGCGGTCACCGAGTTGCTCCAccagagcaacaacaacaacaacaacaacaacaacatcgtTATCAATAGCCACTCCAATCTTGGCAAGAACAGCAATCAGGCGGCCAAGAATGGAGGAATGCCGAGAAAGTACCAACCGAAGCTGAGCTTCCTGACCAGCCACGACATGGGTGCGGGTTCGCTGGCCGATTCCTCTAGCCTGGGAGGAGCCACGACGGACGGGCTCCAGGGGCCGCAGATGCAGAACGGGAGCGAGTCCATAAACGACATCTACCTGAACCGCAACATCTCGCAGCTCTTTGGCCTGCCGGCTGGATCGCAGCACCCGCACCACCCGCACCACCCGAACGTCTCCTTCAGCACCACCACGTCCCGGAATGCCGGCGCCATCTACGTCAATGGCAGCCACCTCAGCTACGACACGGCCAACATGAATGCCAAGAACGCCGGTGCCAAGCTCATGGTGGGCGCATCCAATGGTGGCTACTACGTGCCGGTGGCCAGGCCATCACTCCTCGGCCCCGATGCCAAAGTGTACAACGTGTTCTCCAAGGTCAGTGCCAGCCAGGCTCCTCCGAGCCTCATTGTGCGCCAGCCGCAACTGCAACCGGATGCGGGTCCTCCACCATTGCGACTCTCGGGAAGATCGCGGGCTGCAGCCCAGGAATCCAAAATGAGTGCTCTGAAGTCCGACGATCTGGATATGATACTCGG ATCCAAGCTGAAAACCTCCGCCAAGCGTCAGCGCAATGCCAAGGCCAACATCCTGCTGGAGGACCTGTTCGGGCAGCTGTCCATGGACTCCGACAGCGACGGCAAGTACCCGCACACGGTGCCGCCCACGCAGCAGGCGAAGAGTGGCAagacgtcgacgtcgacggGCGGTGGAAATGGCCATGGCCCCCGGGAGCGGGATCTCTTCGGGGAGAGCTTCCTGCCCAGGCCGGGATTGCGGAAGAAGGCCACCCAGAGCAGCCTGGAGGTGAACAACGGCAGCCATGCGGACTCGCT AGCTCAAAACACTCAGAAGGAGAAGCCCGCGGTGGCAGCCAGTTTCCCCTGGGATGAAACCAACAAGACGGAGGACGAGAAGCTGACGGCTTGGATGGTGGCCGAGAATG GATCGCTGCTGGAGAACAAATTCTGA
- the LOC128261908 gene encoding pupal cuticle protein Edg-84A, with amino-acid sequence MHVLHCSIACCLILSALVAVQAGIITGHPDELIASPAQYEFHYSVHDSHTGDVKDQFEHRRGEYVTGRYSLNDPDGHRRIVDYSADPLLGFNAQVRREPIPHY; translated from the exons ATGCATGTCTTG CATTGTAGCATCGCCTGCTGCCTTATCCTGAGCGCCCTGGTTGCTGTTCAGGCCGGGATCATTACCGGCCATCCCGACGAACTGATCGCTAGTCCAGCCCAGTACGAGTTCCACTACTCTGTCCACGACAGCCACACTGGCGATGTTAAGGATCAGTTCGAGCACCGACGGGGCGAATACGTAACGGGTCGCTACTCCCTCAACGATCCCGATGGTCACCGACGCATTGTGGACTACTCCGCCGATCCGCTGTTGGGCTTCAATGCTCAAGTTCGTCGGGAACCGATACCCCACTATTGA
- the LOC128261897 gene encoding cuticle protein 7 gives MGCGLWSVGYGVCGACARSVAPIKIIRWRWRRRWRWWGRAREQCFDYKSCDRDTWRHSSVQEPQQPPSQPIHQIPNQVQAKMFALVSLFILGVGAAAAIELPISPLYHSPALVKPLLKTIEVEAPAHYDFAYSVHDEHTGDIKSQTESRKGDQVQGQYTLVDADGYLRTVDYTSDAHNGFNAVVRRDPLGHKVVKAAPIAKILAPAPLPLAYAAPKLLAPVKLPLGVYH, from the exons ATGGGGTGTGGGTTATGGAGTGTGGGTTATGGAGTGTGTGGTGCGTGTGCTCGGAGCGTGGCACCCATTAAGATCATTCGATGGAGATGGAGACGAAGGTGGAGGTGGTGGGGCCGGGCCAGAGAGCAGTGCTTTGACTATAAAAGTTGCGATCGCGACACTTGGAGACATAGTTCAGTGCAGGAGCCGCAGCAGCCACCAAGTCAGCCAATTCACCAAATCCCAAACCAAGTCCAAGCCAAAATGTTCGCT cTCGTCTCTCTTTTCATCCTGGGTGTTGGAGCAGCCGCTGCCATCGAGCTGCCGATCAGCCCGCTTTACCACTCACCCGCCCTTGTGAAGCCCCTGCTGAAGACCATCGAGGTGGAGGCACCTGCCCACTACGACTTCGCCTACTCGGTGCACGACGAGCACACCGGCGACATCAAGAGCCAGACGGAGTCCCGGAAGGGCGACCAGGTCCAGGGCCAGTACACGCTGGTCGATGCCGATGGGTATCTGCGCACCGTGGACTACACCTCGGATGCCCACAACGGATTCAATGCCGTCGTTCGTCGCGATCCGCTGGGCCACAAGGTGGTCAAGGCCGCGCCCATTGCCAAGATCCTGGCCCCCGCCCCCCTGCCGCTGGCCTATGCGGCACCCAAGCTCCTCGCCCCCGTCAAACTTCCCCTGGGTGTTTACCACTAA
- the LOC128261891 gene encoding UPF0430 protein CG31712, protein MGSRSRTPSPSGKRRHHKSKHKKRSKSHHDHERPSTRTDRDKSSEVNSHGRHRERDRDRDRDRHRGDRHTERDYRHSPSILKSRKRSSSSSSDSQYSDKESQRSKQKRSRFKKLDEQNQLQVERLAEMERQRRAKEAEQKTIEEEAAKRIEMLVKKRVEEELEKRRDEIEQEVNRRVETAKAEMEREMMLELERRREQIREEERRREEDEKQKREELEEILAENNRKIEEAQRKLAEERLAIIEEQRLMDEERQRMRKEQEKRVKEEQKVILGKNNSRPKLSFSLKPGAL, encoded by the exons ATGGGCTCCCGGTCACGCACTCCCAGTCCGTCGGGCAAGCGCCGCCACCACAAGAGCAAGCACAAAAAACGCAGTAAGTCCCACCACGACCACGAGCGTCCCAGTACGCGGACGGATAGAGACAAATCATCGGAGGTGAACAGCCACGGGCGGCACCGCGAGCGGGACCGGGATCGCGACCGGGACAGACATCGCGGCGACCGCCACACGGAGCGCGACTACCGCCACTCGCCCTCGATCCTCAAGTCCCGGAagcgctcctcgtcgtcgagcAGCGACAGTCAGTACTCCGACAAGGAGTCGCAGCGCAGCAAACAGAAACGCAGCCGCTTCAAGAAGCTGGACGAG CAAAACCAGCTGCAGGTCGAACGCCTGGCCGAGATGGAGCGGCAGCGGCGGGCCAAGGAGGCCGAGCAGAAAACCATCGAGGAGGAGGCCGCCAAGCGCATCGAGATGCTGGTGAAGAAGCGCgtggaggaggagctggagaaGCGGCGGGACGAGATCGAGCAGGAGGTCAACCGACGCGTGGAGACCGCCAAGGCCGAGATGGAGCGCGAGATGATGCTGGAGCTGGAGCGACGGCGCGAGCAGATACGCGAAGAAGAACGCCGGCGCGAG GAGGATGAAAAGCAAAAACGCGAAGAGCTCGAAGAAATTTTGGCCGAAAACAATCGCAAAATCGAAGAGGCGCAAAGAAAACTG GCCGAAGAACGGTTAGCAATAATTGAGGAGCAGCGCCTTATGGACGAGGAGCGGCAACGCATGCGCAAGGAGCAGGAGAAGCGCGTCAAGGAGGAGCAGAAGGTTATTCTAGGCAAAAACAATTCCAGGCCCAAGCTTTCGTTCTCCTTGAAACCGGGAGCATTGTGA
- the LOC128261905 gene encoding bis(5'-nucleosyl)-tetraphosphatase [asymmetrical] gives MKKAAGFVIFRRICGEIQYLLLKASYGSFHWSSPKGHVDPGEDDFTTALRETKEEAGYDEKDLIIYKDTPLTLNYEVQGKPKIVIYWLAELRNPCQEPILSEEHTALKWLPKEEAKECVGFKDNQVMIDKFHEMIQNKPA, from the exons ATGAAGAAAGCGGCCGGATTCGTTATTTTTCGGCGTATTTGCGGGGAAATACAATACCTATTGCTGAAGGCTTCCTACGGCTCATTCCACTGGAGTTCCCCCAAGGGCCATGTGGACCCAGGCGAGGATGACTTTACCACAGCTCTGCGCGAAACTAAAGAGGAAGCCGG TTACGACGAGAAGGATCTAATCATATACAAGGATACTCCGCTAACGCTGAATTATGAGGTGCAGGGGAAGCCCAAGATTGTGATCTATTGGCTGGCGGAGCTGCGGAATCCTTGCCAGGAACCTATTCTCTCCGAGGAGCACACCGCCCTCAAGTGGCTGCCCAAGGAGGAGGCCAAGGAGTGCGTGGGCTTCAAGGACAACCAAGTGATGATCGACAAGTTCCACGAAATGATTCAAAACAAGCCGGCGTAG
- the LOC128261874 gene encoding uncharacterized protein LOC128261874 produces the protein MYALLRRFAGVSTNGGPFRSYASFTPKDVMRSTAEETGTLLTRFAKHIALERYRDPEHVLPKTTVRYADFFPITDDRYFQRTVQKTDAAQLPALIIQASSYRSNATVPMFVAALNALDNHAANQLDKMETSTVLETLYSFLFLMPSWLKRTDFYHSAMLRLVKEDFRANKERFVQVCFYLGLQKKQAKSSEDFQQLLEEQLPTHLPALSELDLAVISNAAYKTSTLVTGHARSAYESSLVNATLSVQLTAGNDALLISYVKALRLQRVKDERVCQHLQDICLDPARIALIEPRGLAHIFAFFAEQLWDQKECLAIVIERLMTLLKPGDLRPKDLATFLWASAQLNCELTPQQIRQLELAALRKLDHGEYDYFPDNLVDTCLSLCTLGHYSKDLIDAAEELKAAQRKQRAQPKVDSRINVLRSAVAIEQPTMAKLKTEQAFKEFNPAPAYLLRDRPDLTKYAQELSGDAEVEGVDLVCPIAAINLPCLRVQTMGDQESVYFVELLTAEQTLKFSKNPTSLMRLKKRLLESLGRKVVVLNSAEMVTSAKELHQLLKPKANRREESEVAQGLAN, from the exons ATGTACGCCCTGCTTCGTCGGTTTGCCGGGGTCTCCACCAACGGCGGCCCCTTCAGGAGCTATGCATCCTTCACGCCCAAAGATGTGATGCGGAGTACCGCCGAAGAGACCGGCACCCTGCTGACCCGCTTTGCCAAGCACATTGCGCTGGAGCGGTACAGGGATCCGGAGCACGTGCTGCCCAAGACGACGGTCCGGTACGCCGACTTCTTCCCCATCACGGACGACCGGTACTTCCAGAGGACCGTGCAGAAGACGGACGCGGCCCAACTGCCCGCCCTGATCATTCAGGCCTCCAGCTACCGCTCCAATGCGACGGTGCCCATGTTTGTGGCCGCCCTGAACGCGTTGGATAACCATGCAGCCAATCAGCTGGACAAAATGGAGACCAGCACGGTACTGGAGACGCTCTACTCCTTCCTATTCCTCATGCCCAGCTGGTTGAAGCGAACGGACTTCTATCATTCAGCCATGCTGCGATTGGTAAAGGAGGATTTCcgcgccaacaaggagcgatTCGTTCAGGTGTGCTTCTATCTGGGTCTGCAGAAGAAGCAGGCCAAATCTTCTGAGGACTTTCAGCAGCTTCTTGAGGAGCAGCTACCCACTCATTTGCCCGCCCTAAGTGAACTTGACCTCGCTGTGATCAGCAATGCGGCCTACAAGACCTCCACTTTGGTTACGGGCCACGCTAGGAGTGCCTATGAATCCTCCCTCGTTAATGCCACATTGAGTGTACAGCTCACTGCCGGGAATGACGCCTTGCTGATCTCCTATGTCAAGGCTTTGCGGTTGCAGCGTGTCAAGGACGAGCGGGTGTGTCAGCATTTGCAGGATATATGTCTGGATCCTGCGAGGATAGCCCTTATTGAGCCCCGGGGCTTGGCCCACATCTTCGCATTCTTTGCCGAGCAACTCTGGGACCAGAAGGAGTGCTTGGCCATCGTTATAGAGCGACTGATGACTCTGCTGAAGCCCGGAGACCTGCGCCCCAAGGACTTGGCCACATTCCTGTGGGCCAGTGCCCAACTCAATTGTGAATTGACTCCGCAGCAAATCAGACAACTCGAGCTAGCTGCCCTTCGAAAATTGGATCATGGGGAATATGACTACTTCCCGGACAACCTTGTAGACACCTGTCTCTCCTTGTGCACCTTGGGGCACTACTCTAAGGACCTGATTGATGCAGCCGAAGAACTGAAGGCCGCCCAAAGAAAACAGAGAGCCCAGCCTAAGGTGGATAGTCGAATAAATGTCCTGCGATCCGCTGTAGCCATCGAGCAGCCAACGATGGCAAAACTGAAGACGGAACAAGCTTTTAAGGAGTTCAATCCCGCACCAGCCTATTTGCTGAGGGATCGCCCAGACTTGACGAAGTATGCGCAGGAACTAAGTGGAGATGCCGAAGTAGAGGGCGTGGATTTGGTCTGCCCCATTGCTGCAATAAATCTGCCTTGCCTGCGAGTTCAGACAATGGGTGACCAGGAAAGTGTGTATTTCGTAGAACTGCTCACGGCGGAACAGACCCTAAAGTTTAGCAAGAATCCCACATCGTTAATGCGTCTCAAGAAGAGGCTGCTGGAATCCCTTGGCCGAAAAGTAGTTGTG TTGAACTCCGCGGAGATGGTCACCAGTGCCAAAGAACTGCATCAACTCTTAAAACCAAAGGCAAATAGACGAGAAGAATCCGAGGTTGCCCAAGGCTTGGCCAACTGA
- the LOC128261871 gene encoding ATP-binding cassette sub-family G member 4 has protein sequence MATPREQFLFGSDNGVAGLGLGIEIGEVTSSRVYNSTTVPVNSRNGQSSAPPSAAPPPVPVPYSNGSKQPVLEPVEEEVHFDTDALNNLPAREPVDMEFRELSLTVKLGFNRGEKEILHNVCGKFPGSQLIAIMGPSGAGKSTLLDALSGFKTTGVDGSILLNGRRRDLPSFRRMSCYITQDDRLQPLLTVNENMHIAADLKLGQTVSYEEKESRIEDILLLLGLYDHDQTLTMRLSGGQRKRLSIAMELINNPTVMFLDEPTTGLDSSSCTKVLELLKKLTSQGRTIICTIHQPTAKLFQIFDQVYVLSAGNCVYQGSTQKLVPFLQTVDLPCPMYHNPADYIIELACGEYGYDKVDTLKGAAENGSCLTWFGNPSAVLRSEALMRKYPIPKKTKSRSLEDTSYSNQCSVLLRRGFIKAKRDTTMTHLRIGVNIAVAVLFGAMYDHTGREGSRVLDNYNLLFAILMHHSMTTMMLTVLTFPMDISILIKEHFNRWYSLKAYYTAISLVDLPISIISCFLFTVIVYLWSYQPMEWIRFWMFFSISLLTVFVGHSFGLMIGAWFDVVNGTFLAPVLTIPMMMFAGFGVTLRDLPGYLRWGSHISYLRYGLEGFISAIYGLDRGVLQCEEAPYCHYRYPKKFLDEITMRGDQFWNDVYALVAMILIFRLVSYVVLKAKIKSIR, from the exons ATGGCGACACCGCGGGAACAGTTCTTGTTCGGCAGCGACAACGGAGTTGCTGGACTCGGTCTGGGCATCGAGATCGGGGAGGTGACCTCCAGTCGCGTCTACAACAGCACCACAGTGCCTGTGAACAGCAGAAATGGTCAGTCCAGTGCCCCGCCCAGTGCCGCGCCCCCGCCCGTTCCTGTTCCCTACAGCAACGGGTCCAAACAGCCCGTACTGGAACccgtggaggaggaggtgcaCTTCGACACCGATGCCCTCAACAACCTGCCAGCCCGCGAACCCGTGGACATGGAGTTCAGGGAGCTGTCCCTCACCGTGAAATTGGGCTTTAACCGAG GTGAAAAGGAAATCTTGCACAATGTATGTGGAAAGTTTCCTGGCAGCCAGCTAATCGCCATTATGGGACCTTCGGGTGCCGGAAAGTCCACTCTGCTAGATGCCCTATCGGGTTTCAAAACGACGGGCGTGGATGGCTCCATCTTGCTCAATGGTCGACGACGAGATTTGC CCTCCTTCCGTCGTATGTCCTGCTATATCACGCAGGATGATCGTCTGCAGCCGCTGCTGACGGTGAACGAGAACATGCATATAGCCGCCGATCTTAAGCTGGGTCAGACAGTCAGCTACGAGGAGAAGGAGAGCAGG ATTGAGGAcatcctgctgctcctgggcCTGTACGATCACGATCAGACCCTCACAATGCGCCTGTCCGGTGGTCAGAGAAAGAGGCTTTCCATTGCCATGGAGTTGATTAACAATCCCACTGTGATGTTCCTGGACGAGCCCACAAC TGGCTTGGACAGTAGCTCCTGCACAAAGGTCCTGGAACTGCTCAAGAAATTGACTAGCCAAGGACGCACCATTATCTGCACCATCCATCAGCCCACGGCCAAGTTGTTCCAGATCTTCGATCAGGTCTATGTCTTGTCGGCTGGCAACTGCGTCTACCAGGGCAGCACCCAGAAACTAGTGCCATTCCTGCAGACGGTCGATCTGCCATGTCCCATGTACCACAATCCAGCGGATTACA TTATCGAACTGGCCTGCGGTGAATATGGCTACGACAAGGTGGACACCCTTAAGGGCGCTGCGGAGAATGGAAGCTGCCTGACCTGGTTCGGCAATCCCAGTGCGGTGTTGCGCTCCGAGGCTCTGATGAGGAAGTATCCTATTCCaaagaaaaccaaaagccGCTCCCTGGAGGACACCAGTTACTCGAATCAGTGCTCGGTGCTGTTGCGAAGGGGTTTTATCAAGGCGAAACGTGACACCACCATGACGCACTTGAGGATTGGGGTCAATATCGCAGTGGCCGTTCTGTTCGGAGCCATGTACGATCACACGGGACGCGAGGGATCCCGAGTTCTGGACAACTATAATTTACTGTTTGCCATACTCATGCACCATTCCATGACCACGATGATGTTGACTGTTCTGACTT TCCCCATGGACATCTCCATACTGATCAAGGAGCACTTTAACCGCTGGTACTCGCTCAAAGCCTACTACACTGCCATTTCACTTGTAGACCTGCCCATATCT ATTATAAGTTGCTTCCTCTTCACGGTCATCGTTTACTTGTGGAGCTATCAGCCTATGGAGTGGATCCGCTTCTGGATGTTCTTCTCCATTAGTTTACTGACCGTCTTTGTGGGTCATAGTTTTGGATTGATGATTGGTGCCTGGTTTGATGTGGTCAACGGCACTTTCCTGGCTCCAGTGCTGACCATTCCCATGATGATGTTCGCCGGCTTTGGTGTGACGCTGCGCGATCTGCCCGGCTACTTAAGATGGGGCAGTCACATATCATACTTAAGATATGGGCTAGAGGGCTTCATATCAGCCATCTACGGTCTGGATCGCGGTGTCCTGCAATGCGAAGAAGCACCCTACTGCCATTACAG GTATCCAAAGAAATTCCTAGATGAGATTACCATGCGAGGAGATCAGTTCTGGAACGACGTCTATGCGTTGGTTGCCATGATCCTTATCTTCCGGCTGGTGTCCTATGTCGTGCTCAAGGCTAAGATAAAGTCAATCCGATAG